The Apium graveolens cultivar Ventura chromosome 6, ASM990537v1, whole genome shotgun sequence genome contains a region encoding:
- the LOC141664035 gene encoding pyruvate dehydrogenase E1 component subunit alpha, mitochondrial-like produces MALLRRSSHLIRPLTSPTLTASNLTSYLRHSFSSLDDTPITVETSMPFTSHNCEPPSRSVETSAKELMTFFIDMATMRRMEIAADSLYKAKLIRGFCHLYDGQEAVAIGMEAGITKKDCIITAYRDHCIYFCRGGTLLGTFAELMGRKNGCSNGKGGSMHFYKPESGFYGGHGIVGAQVPLGVGLAFAQKYNKEDHVSFALYGDGAANQGQLFEALNMAALWDLPAIFVCENNHYGMGTAEWRAAKSPSYYKRGDYVPGLKVDGMDALAVKQACIFAKEHSLKNGPLILEMDTYRYHGHSMSDPGSTYRTRDEISGVRQERDPIERVRKLILAHDIATEKELKDIEKEKRKEVDDAIAQAKESPVPDPSELYTNVYVKGYGVEACGADRKGVKAVLP; encoded by the exons ATGGCGTTACTACGTCGAAGCTCTCATCTCATAAGACCTCTAACATCTCCAACCCTAACCGCATCAAACCTAACCTCGTATCTCCGCCACTCATTCTCATCTCTCGACGATACGCCGATCACAGTGGAAACCAGCATGCCATTCACTAGTCACAACTGCGAGCCACCGTCTCGGTCTGTCGAGACATCGGCTAAAGAACTGATGACATTTTTTATTGACATGGCGACAATGCGTCGGATGGAGATTGCAGCTGACTCTCTTTACAAGGCTAAGCTGATACGAGGGTTTTGTCATCTTTATGATGGACAAGAAGCTGTAGCAATCGGGATGGAAGCGGGGATTACGAAAAAAGATTGTATTATTACTGCGTATCGTGATCATTGTATTTATTTTTGCCGCGGTGGGACTTTGTTAGGGACGTTTGCGGAGTTGATGGGACGGAAAAATGGTTGTTCTAATGGAAAAG GTGGATCAATGCATTTTTATAAACCGGAAAGTGGATTTTATGGTGGGCATGGAATTGTCGGAGCTCAGGTGCCACTGGGAGTTGGATTGGCTTTTGCTCAGAAGTATAATAAGGAGGATCATGTGAGTTTTGCTTTGTATGGCGATGGGGCAGCGAATCAGGGACAGTTGTTTGAGGCACTTAATATGGCTGCTCTTTGGGATTTGCCTGCAATTTTCGTTTGCGAGAACAATCATT ATGGTATGGGGACGGCAGAATGGAGGGCAGCGAAGAGTCCTTCTTATTATAAGAGAGGGGACTATGTTCCTGGTTTAAAG GTTGATGGTATGGATGCCCTAGCTGTGAAACAAGCTTGCATATTTGCCAAGGAACATTCACTTAAGAATGGACCACTC ATTCTCGAAATGGACACCTATAGATACCATGGTCACTCAATGTCTGATCCAGGGAGCACATATCGGACACGTGATGAGATATCCGGTGTCAGACAG GAGCGTGATCCAATTGAAAGAGTAAGGAAGCTAATATTAGCTCATGATATAGCCACTGAAAAAGAGCTGAAG GACATTGAGAAGGAAAAAAGAAAAGAGGTGGATGATGCCATTGCTCAAGCCAAG GAAAGTCCAGTGCCAGATCCATCCGAACTCTACACCAATGTTTATGTGAAAGGATATGGAGTTGAG GCCTGTGGAGCAGACAGGAAAGGAGTTAAAGCCGTTCTTCCTTGA
- the LOC141666449 gene encoding DExH-box ATP-dependent RNA helicase DExH15 chloroplastic, producing the protein MSVSFSLLSSLSQPISLVSLPLSSLYTHRFYLTLPLPNLRTQPPLSIRTFYKFPKPLFALDSQLSDADDEDDDEAAEEYDDVPGEVSEGIEEEEDDSEDEIEDSVNGDADVIATEVKSTYEEFKWQRVERLCNEVKLFGEEIINIEELKSIYDFRIDKFQRLSIEAFLKGSSVVVSAPTSSGKTLIAEAAAVATVARGRRLFYTTPLKALSNQKFREFRETFGDSNVGLLTGDSAINKDAQVLIMTTEILRNMLYQSVGMASSQGGLFQVDVIVLDEVHYLSDISRGTVWEEIVIYCPKEVQLICLSATVANPDELAGWIGQIHGKTELVTSSRRPVPLTWHFSTKTALSPLLDDKGTTMNRKLSVNYLQRNSSGEKAYDDEGSRRRRSRKQRETDMSPPSRNDMNTFRRSQVPQVVDTLWQLETRDMLPAVWFIFSRKGCDAAVQYIEDCLLDENEKAEVELALKRLRAKYPDAVRESSVKGLLRGVAAHHAGCLPLWKSFVEELFQRGLVKVVFATETLAAGINMPARTAVVSSLSKRIESGRTQLTANELLQMAGRAGRRGIDKRGHVVLVQTVFEGAEECCEVLFSGLKPLVSQFTASYGMVLNLLAGAKITRGAEEDELSISRAGRTMEEARKLVEQSFGNYVGSNVMIAAKEELKNIESEIEMLNLEISDEAIDRKSKKALTTMAHKEITDLQQELKAEKRLRTDMRRKMELERVSALRPLLKELEGGSLPFMCLQYSDSSGVQNLVGAVLLGSTDILDGQKLKKMVHALDLDGENIHINSSDGQNSEPYYYVALGSDNSWYLFTEKWIKSIYKTGFPNVALAQGDPLPRDIIMSLLEKEDTQWQKLVESDLGDLWCGEGSLETWSWSLNVPVLSSLSEKDEVLHYSQGYHEAVEYYKEQRNKVSRLKKKISRTEGFREYKKILDMTKFTMEKIRRLKSRSKRLINRIEQIEPSGWKEFQQVSNVIHEIRALDINTHVIFPLGETAAAIRGENELWLAVVVRNKIMLNLKPAQLAAVCGSLVSEGIKVRPWKNNSYIYEPSTAVLNVVNILDEQRSSIVQLQEKHGVKIPCCLDSQFTGMVEAWASGLTWREIMMDCAMDEGDLARLLRRTIDLLAQIPKLPDIDPLLQRNAVTASSVMDRPPMSELAG; encoded by the exons ATGAGCGTCTCATTCTCTCTCCTCTCATCTCTCTCCCAACCaatctctctcgtctctctcccACTCTCTTCTCTCTACACTCACCGATTCTACCTAACCCTACCTCTCCCCAACCTCCGTACACAACCGCCTCTCTCAATTCGAACCTTCTACAAGTTCCCGAAGCCTCTCTTCGCCCTAGACTCTCAGCTCTCCGACGCCGACGACGAGGACGATGACGAGGCGGCGGAAGAGTATGACGACGTCCCCGGCGAAGTTTCCGAAGGCATTGAAGAAGAAGAGGATGATAGTGAGGATGAAATTGAGGATTCTGTAAATGGAGATGCTGACGTCATTGCGACGGAGGTGAAGTCGACGTATGAGGAGTTTAAGTGGCAGAGAGTTGAGAGGCTTTGTAATGAAGTTAAATTGTTCGGTGAAGAGATTATTAATATCGAAGAGCTCAAGTCGATTTATGATTTTCGGATCGATAAGTTTCAG AGATTGTCAATTGAAGCATTTTTGAAAGGTTCGTCGGTTGTGGTTTCAGCACCTACAAGCAGTGGAAAGACCTTGATTGCAGAAGCTGCAGCAGTTGCTACTGTGGCAAGAGGAAGAAGGCTGTTCTACACCACACCTCTCAAGGCATTGTCAAATCAAAAATTTAGAGAGTTTCG CGAGACATTTGGCGATAGCAATGTCGGTCTTTTGACAGGAGACTCTGCAATCAATAAAGATGCTCAGGTCCTAATCATGACTACTGAAATCCTTCGAAATATGTTATATCAGAG TGTGGGAATGGCATCATCACAAGGTGGTCTTTTTCAAGTTGATGTTATTGTTTTGGATGAAGTGCATTATCTAAGTGATATATCTCGTGGTACTGTCTGGGAAGAGATA gTTATCTATTGTCCCAAAGAAGTTCAACTTATATGTTTGTCAGCAACTGTAGCAAACCCAGATGAACTAGCTGGTTGGATTGGTCAG ATTCATGGTAAAACAGAGTTGGTAACGTCGTCAAGGCGTCCGGTACCACTGACTTGGCACTTCTCCACAAAGACAGCTTTGTCACCCCTTCTTGATGATAAAGGAACTACCATGAATAG GAAGCTGTCAGTCAACTATCTACAACGAAACTCGTCGGGAGAAAAAGCGTACGATGACGAGGGATCTAGAAGGAGGAGATCAAGAAAACAACGTGAGACTGACATGTCCCCTCCTTCAAGGAATGACATGAACACCTTTCGCCGCTCACAA GTACCTCAAGTTGTAGATACATTGTGGCAACTTGAGACAAGGGATATGCTGCCTGCAGTTTGGTTTATCTTTAGCAGGAAAGGATGTGATGCAGCTGTTCAGTATATTGAAGACTGTCTTCTGGATGAAAATGAGAAGGCTGAAGTTGAACTGGCCTTAAAGAGGTTACGTGCAAAATATCCCGATGCTGTGCGGGAGTCTTCTGTTAAGGGTCTACTCCGAGGTGTTGCTGCTCATCATGCTGGCTGTCTACCACTTTGGAAATCTTTTGTGGAAGAGTTGTTTCAACGCGGACTTGTTAAGGTTGTTTTTGCTACAGAAACTCTGGCTGCTGGAATCAATATGCCAGCTAGGACAGCAGTTGTTTCATCTCTTAGCAAGAGGATTGAAAGTGGAAGAACACAATTAACCGCAAATGAACTACTTCAAATGGCTGGTCGCGCTGGACGCAGAGGCATTGACAAAAGGGGTCATGTTGTTCTTGTTCAGACTGTATTTGAAGGGGCTGAAGAGTGCTGTGAGGTTCTCTTTTCTGGACTTAAACCTCTTGTGTCACAGTTTACAGCATCATACGGAATGGTTCTGAATCTTCTTGCC GGTGCAAAAATTACTCGAGGAGCTGAAGAGGATGAATTAAGCATTTCTCGGGCAGGACGAACTATGGAAGAAGCCAGGAAGTTAGTTGAGCAGAGTTTTGGAAATTATGTAGGAAGCAATGTCATGATTGCTGCAAAGGAGGAGCTAAAAAATATTGAAAGTGAGATTGAAATGCTCAATCTAGAAATTAGTGATGAAGCAATTGATCGCAAGAGCAAAAAGGCGTTAACTACAATGGCGCACAAGGAGATTACAGATCTGCAACAAGAATTGAAG GCAGAAAAACGTTTACGAACGGACATGCGGCGAAAGATGGAATTGGAGAGGGTATCTGCTTTGAGGCCTCTACTAAAGGAGTTGGAAGGTGGAAGTTTGCCTTTTATGTGTTTGCAGTACAGTGATTCTAGTGGAGTTCAAAATCTGGTCGGTGCTGTTCTTTTGGGAAGCACTGATATTTTGGATGGTCAAAAACTGAAAAAGATG GTCCATGCACTCGATTTAGATGGAGAAAATATTCATATCAACTCTAGTGATGGGCAAAATTCTGAACCGTATTATTATGTGGCTCTTGGTTCGGATAACTCTTGGTATCTCTTTACAGAGAAGTGGATTAAGTCGATCTACAAGACAGGATTTCCCAATGTTGCGTTGGCTCAAGGTGATCCATTGCCAAGAGATATTATTATGTCACTACTCGAGAAGGAGGATACTCAGTGGCAGAAACTAGTAGAATCTGATCTAGGGGACCTATGGTGTGGGGAAGGATCTCTGGAGACATGGTCTTGGAGTCTAAATGTCCCAGTTTTGAGTAGTCTTTCTGAAAAAGATGAG GTTCTACATTATTCACAAGGATACCATGAAGCAGTAGAATATTACAAGGAACAAAGAAATAAAGTTTCCCGATTGAAGAAAAAGATATCACGCACAGAAGGTTTTAGAGAATATAAGAAGATTCTAGACATGACAAAGTTTACCATGGAAAAAATTCGGCGCTTGAAGTCTAGGTCGAAGCGCCTGATTAATCGTATAGAGCAGATTGAACCTTCTGGCTGGAAAGAATTTCAGCAG GTCAGCAATGTCATCCACGAAATTAGGGCACTGGATATTAATACACATGTGATCTTTCCGCTTGGTGAAACTGCAGCTGCAATTCGAGGAGAAAACGAGCTCTGGCTTGCAGTGGTTGTAAGAAATAAAATAATGTTAAACCTGAAACCTGCACAGCTTGCTGCTGTTTGTGGAAGTCTTGTTTCTGAAGGAATTAAAGTTCGACCTTGGAAAAACAACAG CTATATCTATGAACCTTCTACGGCTGTTCTAAATGTTGTAAATATTCTGGATGAGCAAAGAAGTTCTATTGTACAACTACAAGAAAAACATGGTGTGAAG